A window of the Butyricimonas faecalis genome harbors these coding sequences:
- a CDS encoding TlpA disulfide reductase family protein has product MMNRGIILLLFVSVLLCIGCSDTQHYKFTLRGNLEGIMDGEVALLKPFKNEVLCSTRIEGGKFELKGCLEAPGQFGLKVGERSFLVFMDGHDMRLDGAYESLSANDLKGSPANDLEREYRDLINKEYYGRQWPLLEEYKQADDAGDVKLADKVMTQVIRLEDTRYELTREFARQHPDNIFSAYASEQIGREVYRYAKGLYEVLGAKVRESQWGIALKKHVDDLVTSIEGTEVPDFTVTDEEGNKVSMSSLRGSVVVLDFWASWCGPCRKEMKSLRELYKELEGQGVRFVSISLDDSEERWKKACEEEQIPWLSALAEGGWEKSTIRKALGIESIPHIIVVDKEGKIAAKNARRNILRERLEEILNKK; this is encoded by the coding sequence ATGATGAATAGAGGAATTATTTTATTGTTGTTTGTGAGTGTATTGTTGTGTATCGGATGTTCCGATACGCAGCATTACAAATTCACGCTCCGGGGCAACTTGGAGGGGATAATGGATGGCGAGGTCGCCTTGTTGAAGCCGTTCAAGAACGAGGTGTTGTGTTCTACGAGGATCGAGGGTGGAAAATTCGAGTTGAAAGGATGCTTGGAGGCTCCCGGACAGTTCGGGTTGAAAGTGGGGGAGAGGTCTTTCTTGGTTTTCATGGACGGTCATGATATGCGGCTGGATGGAGCTTACGAGTCTTTGTCCGCCAATGATTTGAAGGGTTCGCCGGCGAATGATTTGGAAAGGGAATATCGTGATCTTATTAACAAGGAATATTATGGACGGCAATGGCCTCTTTTGGAGGAGTACAAACAGGCAGATGATGCTGGGGACGTGAAGTTGGCAGATAAGGTGATGACACAAGTGATCCGCTTGGAGGATACCCGGTACGAGTTGACGAGAGAGTTCGCTCGTCAACACCCCGATAATATTTTCTCGGCGTACGCTTCGGAGCAGATCGGGAGGGAAGTTTACCGGTACGCGAAGGGGTTGTACGAGGTATTAGGCGCCAAGGTGCGAGAATCCCAATGGGGGATCGCCTTGAAGAAGCATGTTGATGATCTAGTCACCTCGATAGAGGGTACGGAAGTACCGGATTTCACAGTGACAGACGAGGAGGGAAACAAGGTATCGATGAGTTCGTTGCGGGGTTCGGTGGTTGTGTTGGATTTTTGGGCATCGTGGTGCGGACCGTGCCGCAAGGAGATGAAAAGTTTGCGGGAGTTGTACAAGGAGCTGGAAGGGCAAGGTGTGCGTTTTGTGAGTATCTCGCTGGACGATTCGGAAGAGAGGTGGAAGAAAGCCTGCGAGGAGGAACAGATACCTTGGTTGAGCGCTTTGGCGGAAGGCGGCTGGGAGAAGTCGACCATCCGGAAGGCGTTGGGAATAGAGTCCATTCCCCATATCATCGTGGTAGACAAGGAGGGAAAGATCGCAGCTAAGAATGCTCGTCGCAATATATTGCGGGAAAGGTTGGAGGAGATATTGAACAAGAAATAG
- a CDS encoding TlpA family protein disulfide reductase, with protein MNRLYVKMIGMFFFILFCGGRMQAQFKMMPMPAANGQALSALTEEVIEGWRPFSITKDDDFDAILKHKAEIEKNILSKDTKDKSAAFANAVWAMREAVFYYRDNQSAEVNRKGIQKLLKGMNLKDFTTLHSFEFNVDAYYNAKALAVGITPAQVFGDKKDDLQYKRWKEMLETRDSLMIVNYFGAIRNEFIFKGYTDVLKKLRPLFERYMPEGELKTQVKDLYELKERLEPGKEAPAFTMLDGEKREHTLAEFRGKIVIIDVWATWCGGCIRKLPYFMKVREKYKDRKDVEFITVSIDASGSFEKWKEHMKKHNLTDAINLIAFADKNSFQDDYGIMGIPMYYIIGKDGKFLYSDVPGPGDGFEEIVDEVLGK; from the coding sequence ATGAATCGTTTGTATGTAAAAATGATTGGGATGTTTTTCTTCATTTTATTTTGTGGTGGAAGAATGCAAGCCCAATTTAAGATGATGCCTATGCCTGCCGCTAACGGACAAGCTTTGTCTGCATTAACGGAGGAGGTAATTGAAGGGTGGCGTCCTTTTTCGATTACTAAGGATGATGATTTTGATGCTATTTTGAAGCATAAAGCAGAGATCGAGAAGAATATTCTTTCCAAGGATACCAAGGATAAGTCAGCTGCCTTTGCTAATGCGGTATGGGCGATGCGCGAGGCCGTCTTTTATTATCGTGACAATCAGAGTGCGGAGGTGAACAGGAAGGGGATACAAAAACTATTGAAAGGGATGAATTTGAAAGACTTTACGACCCTTCACAGTTTTGAATTTAACGTGGATGCCTATTACAATGCGAAAGCATTGGCAGTGGGAATTACTCCTGCGCAAGTGTTTGGTGATAAGAAAGATGATTTGCAGTACAAGAGATGGAAGGAGATGTTGGAAACACGAGATTCCTTGATGATCGTGAATTATTTCGGTGCTATCCGGAACGAGTTTATTTTTAAGGGTTACACGGATGTTTTGAAAAAGTTGCGTCCACTGTTTGAGCGATATATGCCGGAAGGAGAGTTGAAAACGCAAGTGAAAGATTTGTACGAGTTGAAAGAACGTTTGGAACCGGGAAAAGAGGCTCCCGCTTTCACGATGTTGGACGGCGAAAAACGGGAACACACGTTGGCTGAGTTCCGCGGGAAGATCGTGATTATCGACGTGTGGGCGACGTGGTGTGGTGGTTGTATCCGGAAATTACCTTATTTTATGAAAGTGAGAGAGAAATACAAAGACCGTAAAGATGTGGAATTTATTACCGTTTCTATTGATGCAAGTGGTTCTTTTGAAAAGTGGAAAGAACACATGAAGAAGCATAATCTGACGGATGCAATAAATCTTATTGCTTTTGCGGATAAAAATTCTTTTCAAGATGATTACGGTATTATGGGAATACCCATGTATTACATTATTGGTAAGGACGGGAAATTCTTGTATAGCGATGTTCCCGGTCCGGGAGATGGTTTTGAAGAAATTGTGGATGAGGTGTTGGGTAAATAA
- a CDS encoding TlpA family protein disulfide reductase, protein MNCLYVKMLGLLFLVVFCCGKVQSQVKVMSMPAANGQTLSALTEEVIQGWRPFSINGAESFDAILKQKAEIEKNILSKNTKDKSAVLANTVWAIREVFLYYRENQSAEVNKKEIQKLLNKVSLLDFCNLHSLKWNVDCYYATKALVGGFTPSQVFGDKKDDLQYKTWKEVLETRDSVLIVNYFRGVVRHEFHFQGYTDVLRKCRSLFEQCMPEGELKTEVIDLYMKHDRLEAGKEAPAFTMLDGEKREHTLAEFRGKIVIIDVWATWCGGCIKKLPYFIKVKEKYKDRKDVEFITVSIDDVGSFDKWKKFLEERGYTSGINLIAFARKNPFCDDYGIMGVPKYFIIGKDGKFLSRDVPGPGDGFEEIVDEVLSK, encoded by the coding sequence ATGAATTGTTTGTATGTAAAAATGCTCGGGTTGCTTTTTCTCGTCGTGTTTTGCTGTGGAAAAGTTCAATCTCAAGTTAAAGTGATGTCAATGCCCGCCGCGAATGGGCAAACCTTGTCGGCGTTGACGGAAGAGGTGATTCAAGGATGGCGTCCATTCTCGATTAATGGAGCCGAGAGTTTCGATGCTATTTTGAAACAAAAGGCGGAGATTGAGAAGAATATTCTTTCCAAGAATACCAAGGATAAGTCAGCCGTACTTGCCAACACGGTGTGGGCGATTCGAGAGGTTTTTCTGTATTATCGTGAAAACCAAAGTGCGGAGGTGAATAAGAAGGAGATTCAAAAATTGTTGAACAAGGTAAGTTTGTTGGATTTTTGTAATCTTCACAGTCTTAAGTGGAACGTGGATTGTTATTATGCGACAAAGGCTTTAGTTGGCGGTTTTACACCTTCTCAAGTGTTTGGTGACAAGAAAGATGATTTGCAATACAAAACATGGAAGGAGGTACTGGAAACACGGGATTCCGTGCTGATCGTGAATTATTTCAGGGGTGTAGTTAGGCACGAGTTTCACTTTCAAGGTTACACGGATGTCTTGAGAAAGTGCCGTTCCCTATTTGAACAATGCATGCCAGAGGGAGAGTTGAAAACGGAAGTGATAGATTTGTACATGAAACACGATCGGTTGGAAGCGGGAAAAGAGGCACCTGCTTTCACAATGTTGGATGGTGAAAAACGGGAACACACGTTGGCAGAGTTTCGCGGAAAGATTGTGATTATCGATGTGTGGGCGACGTGGTGTGGCGGTTGTATCAAGAAATTGCCTTACTTCATAAAAGTGAAGGAAAAATACAAAGATCGTAAGGATGTGGAATTTATCACAGTTTCTATTGATGATGTGGGTAGCTTTGACAAATGGAAGAAGTTTTTGGAAGAGCGTGGTTATACAAGTGGAATAAATTTGATCGCTTTTGCTAGAAAGAATCCTTTCTGTGATGACTACGGTATCATGGGGGTACCTAAGTATTTCATCATCGGTAAAGATGGGAAATTTTTGAGTAGAGATGTTCCCGGTCCGGGAGATGGTTTTGAAGAAATAGTGGACGAAGTGTTGAGCAAATGA
- a CDS encoding SusC/RagA family TonB-linked outer membrane protein — MKLKLFVLLCCVQTVNATAFSQEQKLDISFNNEAIVKVFDYLQDQTGLQFFYRDKSISATERITVDMKQATLSEILENVLGKRGYAYEILEDVVIIKFKAQDEREKSSVKVKGFVRDENKHPMPGVTVKVAGLTIGTATNAKGWFVLELPLRKGVLEFSFVGYKKKLIEFTQKTAQDTLHVTLEEDTKALDEVTVVSTGYNTVNRKDMVGSYTAMKAEDVLMPSYNSIDQMLQGQVAGLVVMNTSSRVGTSPKIKLRGTSTMLGNTSPLWVVDGIVQEDPLEIEASDVMTQDLKDIVGSQISWLNPMDIETITVLKDASATAIYGSKASNGVIVITTKKGKAGRLTVNYTGNMTINTRPNYGMFNYMNSQERVRFSQEVYNAGTPYYQEPINQPYTYEGALKMYLEGEMDYETYTKRKAFLETVNTDWFDLLTRTAVSHNHNLSVAGGTEEVTYNASVGYNNTMGQEIGNSSERMTGRLALNARLHEKVRLDVQINATSTETKTFGQGVNPLSYATTTSRALPAYDENGDPVYYQKRCGYQYNRAVENLSYNFINERDNSGTTNKNIHLSTALNFKWYILDWLSYEFAGGYTASSTNGESYFTERTFRVAQNYRGYDYGTVEPGSELFNSALMPFGGVLFTTDAVQRSYNVQNKLLVSKSFNEDHRLNAMLMMEVRSSSVKNSSSKVFGYLPDRGEALIEPTSPDKFVGISSSLSGWGLLGEFYNGMGWKRTNNTENYLSFMGTVAYSLKNRYVFNFSVRNDASNRFGQDQNDRFDPTYSFGLSWSAMDEPWLAGIKGWLNTFNIRATYGIQGNAMTKLGPDLVLAQRGIKSVYNQYYSTISSLPNPGLSWEKTKSWDWGVDMTLFNIFDVVVDYYTRSSNVIVQQDLPAEYGKESMQMNGGKITNRGMEFTVSFTPIRTKDWALNLSLNSSKNWNETGEAEYFAYKNEYINGSSTKVLKKGYPVGGFWSYSFAGLSAEDGRPLFNYVDVPEAERNSLVDPTTFLVYSGTTEPNFTGGLNFSLRWKGLTLSSGFSLLLGSKKRLPSPYEGFEQGGTYMPEPTVNLNKDLNKRWKKPGDENYTKIPGVVRTSQTLYLPDNSTERWMEMWADSDVQVANASFLRCRQLSLSWRVGEEWCKRMGLKTLSVNASVSNLFVIASKRWNGFDPELGNSVHPKNYSLGINIGF; from the coding sequence ATGAAATTGAAGTTGTTCGTTTTATTGTGTTGTGTTCAAACCGTGAACGCGACAGCTTTTTCCCAAGAGCAAAAGTTGGACATTTCGTTTAATAACGAGGCTATCGTGAAGGTGTTTGATTATTTGCAGGATCAGACGGGATTACAGTTTTTCTATCGCGATAAAAGCATTTCTGCGACGGAGCGGATAACGGTGGACATGAAGCAAGCTACTTTGTCTGAGATTTTAGAGAATGTACTAGGCAAACGAGGCTATGCTTACGAGATTTTGGAGGATGTGGTTATAATAAAATTCAAGGCACAAGACGAGCGGGAAAAGAGTAGCGTGAAGGTTAAAGGTTTTGTTCGGGACGAGAACAAACATCCGATGCCGGGGGTAACGGTGAAAGTGGCGGGTTTGACCATTGGTACGGCCACGAATGCCAAGGGATGGTTCGTGTTGGAATTGCCTTTGCGGAAAGGAGTCTTGGAGTTTTCTTTCGTGGGATACAAGAAGAAGTTGATTGAGTTTACCCAAAAAACGGCTCAAGATACGTTGCATGTTACCCTGGAAGAGGATACAAAGGCTTTGGACGAGGTTACCGTGGTGTCGACGGGATATAATACCGTGAACCGGAAAGATATGGTCGGTTCTTACACGGCGATGAAGGCGGAGGATGTGTTGATGCCTTCTTACAATTCTATCGATCAGATGTTGCAGGGGCAGGTTGCTGGGTTGGTCGTGATGAACACTAGTTCTCGGGTGGGTACAAGCCCGAAAATCAAGTTAAGAGGGACGAGTACGATGCTGGGGAATACATCGCCGTTGTGGGTGGTGGACGGTATCGTGCAGGAAGATCCGTTGGAGATTGAGGCAAGTGATGTGATGACGCAAGATTTGAAAGATATCGTGGGAAGCCAGATTTCATGGTTGAATCCGATGGATATAGAAACGATCACGGTGTTGAAGGATGCTTCAGCCACGGCCATTTACGGTTCGAAGGCTTCGAACGGGGTGATCGTGATCACGACGAAGAAAGGGAAAGCGGGACGCTTGACCGTGAATTACACGGGAAACATGACGATTAACACCCGTCCCAATTACGGGATGTTCAATTACATGAATTCCCAAGAAAGGGTACGTTTTTCACAGGAAGTGTATAATGCCGGAACTCCTTATTACCAGGAGCCGATCAACCAGCCTTATACTTACGAGGGAGCATTGAAAATGTATTTGGAGGGAGAGATGGATTACGAGACGTACACGAAAAGAAAGGCTTTTCTGGAAACGGTGAACACGGATTGGTTCGACTTGTTGACCCGCACGGCTGTCAGTCACAATCATAATTTAAGCGTGGCAGGCGGAACAGAAGAGGTTACTTACAATGCTTCCGTGGGGTATAACAACACGATGGGGCAAGAGATCGGGAACTCAAGCGAGAGAATGACCGGACGGTTGGCGTTGAATGCTCGCCTGCACGAGAAGGTGCGCTTGGACGTGCAGATTAATGCGACTTCCACGGAAACAAAGACTTTCGGACAAGGAGTAAACCCGTTGTCGTATGCCACGACGACGAGTAGGGCACTTCCTGCTTATGATGAGAACGGGGATCCGGTATATTATCAAAAGAGGTGCGGTTATCAGTACAATCGAGCCGTGGAAAATTTGAGCTATAATTTTATCAATGAACGGGATAATAGCGGTACGACAAACAAAAACATACATTTATCCACGGCGTTGAATTTCAAGTGGTATATTCTGGATTGGTTGAGTTACGAGTTTGCCGGAGGGTACACGGCTTCCAGCACGAACGGAGAGAGTTATTTTACGGAAAGGACTTTCCGTGTGGCACAAAATTACCGGGGGTATGATTACGGTACGGTGGAACCGGGTAGTGAATTATTCAACTCGGCGCTTATGCCTTTCGGAGGCGTGTTGTTCACGACGGATGCCGTGCAACGTTCGTACAACGTGCAAAACAAATTATTGGTATCCAAGTCATTCAATGAAGATCATCGTTTGAATGCCATGTTGATGATGGAGGTTCGTTCCTCTTCCGTGAAGAATTCTTCCAGTAAAGTATTTGGGTACTTGCCTGACCGGGGCGAGGCTTTAATCGAACCTACTTCCCCCGACAAGTTTGTCGGAATCTCCAGTTCGCTCTCCGGATGGGGATTGTTGGGGGAATTTTATAATGGTATGGGATGGAAACGTACGAATAACACGGAGAATTACCTCTCTTTCATGGGAACGGTGGCTTATTCTTTGAAGAATCGGTACGTGTTCAATTTTTCTGTGCGTAATGATGCATCCAATCGTTTCGGGCAGGACCAGAACGATCGTTTCGACCCGACCTATTCTTTCGGTTTGTCATGGAGTGCCATGGATGAACCTTGGCTTGCTGGGATAAAAGGCTGGTTGAACACTTTCAACATTCGTGCCACTTATGGAATACAGGGTAATGCCATGACGAAATTGGGACCGGACTTGGTTTTGGCACAAAGAGGGATAAAGTCTGTTTATAACCAATATTACTCGACGATTTCCAGTTTGCCTAATCCGGGGCTCTCGTGGGAAAAGACAAAATCATGGGACTGGGGAGTGGACATGACGTTGTTCAATATATTTGACGTGGTTGTTGATTATTACACGAGAAGTTCGAATGTTATCGTGCAACAGGATTTACCAGCGGAGTACGGAAAGGAAAGTATGCAAATGAACGGGGGAAAGATTACCAATAGAGGTATGGAGTTCACGGTTAGTTTTACACCGATCAGAACGAAGGATTGGGCGTTGAACTTGTCGTTGAATTCGTCTAAGAATTGGAATGAAACCGGTGAGGCAGAGTATTTTGCCTATAAAAACGAGTATATTAACGGTTCTTCCACCAAAGTGTTGAAAAAGGGGTATCCGGTCGGGGGATTCTGGTCATATTCTTTTGCGGGATTGAGCGCAGAGGACGGGCGTCCCTTGTTCAATTACGTGGACGTGCCAGAGGCGGAGAGAAATTCGTTGGTGGATCCCACGACATTCCTCGTGTACTCGGGCACAACAGAACCTAATTTCACGGGAGGTTTGAATTTCAGCTTGCGCTGGAAAGGATTGACCCTTTCTTCGGGATTCTCGTTGCTGTTGGGAAGTAAGAAACGTTTGCCTTCACCTTACGAGGGATTCGAGCAGGGTGGAACGTATATGCCGGAACCTACTGTCAATCTGAACAAGGATTTGAATAAACGTTGGAAAAAGCCTGGCGACGAGAATTACACGAAAATACCGGGGGTGGTGAGGACATCGCAAACGTTATACCTGCCGGATAATAGTACTGAAAGATGGATGGAAATGTGGGCTGATTCCGATGTGCAGGTCGCCAATGCGTCCTTTTTGCGCTGCCGCCAGTTGTCGTTGTCATGGAGAGTGGGGGAGGAATGGTGTAAGCGAATGGGATTGAAGACGCTCTCGGTAAATGCCTCAGTATCTAACCTGTTCGTGATTGCGAGCAAGCGTTGGAATGGTTTCGATCCGGAATTGGGGAATAGCGTACACCCGAAGAATTACTCCTTGGGTATTAATATTGGATTTTAA
- a CDS encoding RagB/SusD family nutrient uptake outer membrane protein, which produces MKKLLIVLLAGLAVACSDFLEPKSQTEYIPREASSLNEMLLGDAYILIGNGKEVMNLLLMFDDDIMCTDSTGELKASAMRTAEDIVGLEKAYAWQPDIFVEPCITPGNAYKNFYTYILGANAALDYIDDVSGTENEKNIVKAQALALRGFYYFQLVNMWGAPYNYDKKALGVPLKLTSALEVLELPRNTVEEVYEQVLKDLNEAESLYEKLPVEQQYKKDYRTSLPMVQLLKSRVYLYMEDWKNAAIYAKKVINDWNFTLTDLNSLPTPTYAAPYYNFISQECSETIWVFGSLQLFLNLVNIDMADPKDRGSQLNFFNASSDLLGKYKEEDLRKDNYIVRRYYEDTERHLLGYAPYGKFAVDYRITPSNSENFAHAFRLAEAYLNLAEAAALDDDEETAVEALETLLKNRFVTGTEIEITERGDALVERIRLERRLELCFEGHRWFDLRRYGMPSITRVWKNGDYVKSYTLKEKDPFYTLPIPPSVLEENRQLVQNPLPEVRN; this is translated from the coding sequence ATGAAAAAGTTATTGATCGTTTTATTAGCAGGACTAGCGGTAGCCTGTTCCGATTTTCTGGAACCGAAATCGCAAACTGAATATATACCGAGGGAGGCTTCTTCCTTGAACGAGATGTTGTTAGGAGATGCCTATATCCTCATCGGGAATGGAAAGGAGGTTATGAATCTGTTGTTGATGTTCGATGATGACATCATGTGCACGGATTCTACCGGGGAGTTGAAAGCCTCAGCTATGAGGACGGCAGAAGATATTGTCGGGTTGGAAAAAGCGTATGCTTGGCAACCGGATATTTTTGTTGAGCCTTGTATAACACCAGGAAATGCTTATAAAAACTTTTATACTTATATATTGGGTGCGAATGCTGCATTGGATTACATTGACGACGTGTCCGGAACGGAGAATGAGAAAAATATTGTGAAGGCACAGGCGTTGGCGTTACGGGGATTTTATTATTTCCAGTTGGTCAACATGTGGGGGGCTCCCTACAATTATGACAAGAAGGCATTGGGGGTACCGTTAAAGTTGACAAGTGCTTTGGAGGTGCTGGAACTTCCCCGGAATACGGTGGAGGAGGTGTATGAGCAGGTATTGAAGGATTTGAACGAGGCAGAATCGCTTTACGAGAAGTTGCCTGTCGAGCAGCAATACAAGAAGGATTACCGCACGAGCTTGCCGATGGTGCAGTTGTTGAAATCCCGTGTTTACCTGTATATGGAGGATTGGAAGAATGCAGCGATTTATGCGAAAAAGGTGATCAACGATTGGAATTTCACATTGACGGATTTGAACTCGTTGCCGACGCCAACGTATGCCGCACCTTATTATAACTTTATCTCGCAGGAGTGTTCGGAAACGATATGGGTGTTTGGTAGTCTGCAGCTTTTCTTGAATTTAGTTAATATAGATATGGCTGATCCGAAGGATCGAGGAAGTCAATTGAACTTTTTCAATGCTTCATCGGATTTGCTAGGGAAATATAAGGAAGAAGACCTTCGTAAAGATAATTATATCGTGCGTCGTTATTATGAGGATACCGAGCGACATTTACTCGGGTATGCCCCTTACGGCAAGTTTGCCGTGGATTATAGGATTACGCCTTCTAATTCCGAGAATTTCGCCCATGCCTTCCGGTTGGCGGAGGCTTACCTGAACTTGGCAGAAGCGGCGGCGTTGGATGATGACGAGGAAACTGCCGTGGAGGCGTTGGAAACCTTGTTGAAGAATCGTTTTGTCACGGGAACCGAAATTGAGATAACGGAAAGGGGGGACGCTCTAGTGGAGCGTATCCGTTTGGAGCGGCGTTTGGAATTGTGTTTCGAGGGGCACCGCTGGTTTGATTTGCGCCGTTATGGGATGCCGTCAATCACCCGTGTATGGAAAAACGGGGATTACGTGAAGAGCTACACCCTGAAAGAGAAGGACCCGTTCTACACGTTGCCAATCCCGCCGAGCGTGTTGGAAGAGAACCGACAGTTGGTGCAAAACCCATTACCAGAAGTAAGGAATTAA